Proteins from one Sulfurospirillum tamanense genomic window:
- the moaA gene encoding GTP 3',8-cyclase MoaA, whose translation MLIDGHGREVSYLRVSVTERCNFRCQYCMPEKPFSWVPKEKLLSFEELFLFIKVAIDEGIKKIRITGGEPLLRHGLDEFIGMINAYKSGLDIALTTNGFLLADVAQKLYDAGLKRVNISLDSLKPEVAKQVAQKEVLGRVLGGIEAARLAGIHVKINTVPMRGINDTELLDIMEYAKARNMPIRFIEYMENHHANPDLKGLKSEEIKAIIGTKYAFEEMGRQGASPAQLYRLEDGYVFGIIDPHKHDFCETCNRIRLTAEGMLIPCLYFDEAMSIKDAVRKGDVAGAAEVLRTVLANKPEKNRWSEDQENQSSDRAFYQTGG comes from the coding sequence ATGTTAATTGATGGTCATGGAAGAGAAGTAAGCTATTTAAGGGTCTCTGTTACGGAACGGTGCAATTTTCGGTGTCAATATTGCATGCCAGAGAAGCCATTTTCTTGGGTGCCCAAAGAGAAGTTATTGAGTTTTGAAGAACTGTTTTTGTTTATCAAAGTGGCGATTGATGAGGGGATTAAAAAAATTCGCATCACGGGCGGTGAACCGCTTTTGCGCCACGGACTGGACGAGTTTATTGGGATGATTAATGCTTATAAAAGTGGCCTAGACATTGCACTGACAACCAACGGTTTTTTACTCGCAGACGTAGCCCAAAAGCTTTATGATGCGGGATTAAAGCGGGTGAATATTTCACTGGATTCACTGAAGCCTGAAGTGGCAAAACAAGTGGCTCAAAAAGAGGTCCTTGGACGCGTTCTTGGAGGCATTGAAGCTGCCCGTTTGGCAGGTATACATGTAAAGATTAATACCGTGCCTATGCGGGGTATTAATGACACAGAACTGCTTGACATTATGGAATACGCTAAAGCCCGCAATATGCCCATTCGGTTTATCGAGTACATGGAAAACCACCATGCCAATCCTGACCTTAAGGGCCTTAAGTCTGAGGAGATAAAAGCCATTATTGGCACCAAATATGCCTTTGAAGAGATGGGACGTCAGGGTGCTAGCCCCGCACAACTCTACCGCCTAGAAGACGGGTACGTCTTTGGCATCATCGACCCGCACAAGCACGATTTTTGCGAAACCTGTAACCGCATTCGTTTGACCGCAGAGGGAATGCTCATTCCGTGTTTGTATTTTGATGAAGCCATGAGCATTAAAGACGCGGTACGCAAGGGTGATGTGGCAGGCGCCGCAGAAGTACTGCGCACGGTGCTTGCGAATAAACCTGAAAAAAACCGCTGGAGCGAAGACCAAGAAAACCAAAGCAGTGACCGCGCCTTTTACCAAACGGGAGGCTAG
- the queF gene encoding preQ(1) synthase, whose translation MKYGEKIITTFDVEKDLEVWPNKHQKNYVIHITLPEFCCLCPRSGYPDFATIKLEYIPDALVVELKAIKLYINSFMTRSISHEDSANEIYDVLMTKLAPKWLKVVADFNPRGNVHTVIEIDSSVVSKG comes from the coding sequence GTGAAATACGGAGAGAAAATTATTACCACTTTTGATGTGGAAAAAGATTTGGAAGTGTGGCCCAATAAGCACCAAAAAAATTATGTGATTCACATCACCTTGCCCGAATTTTGCTGTTTGTGTCCGCGCAGTGGGTATCCTGATTTTGCAACCATTAAGCTCGAATACATTCCCGATGCGTTAGTAGTAGAACTCAAAGCCATCAAGCTTTACATCAATAGCTTCATGACCCGCTCCATCAGCCACGAAGACAGTGCCAATGAAATCTACGACGTGCTAATGACCAAACTTGCGCCAAAATGGCTCAAAGTCGTGGCCGATTTTAACCCCCGTGGTAACGTGCACACGGTGATTGAGATTGATTCTTCCGTGGTGTCTAAAGGGTAG
- a CDS encoding queuosine precursor transporter: MSLKQTYMYGAVFALLIALANYTVQFAINEWITYGALLYPFTFLMSDILSERYTKQETLKVVRVGVVLAIVPTLLVADGRIAFASIVTFLLIQQFDVVIFHALKKKFEKLWWLRNNGSTLTSQLFDTALFFTLAFGGTMPTSMLVKLIIGDYLVKVALALLDTPFFYLFAIKLQNKTLRKHL, from the coding sequence ATGAGCTTAAAACAGACGTACATGTACGGGGCGGTTTTTGCCCTGCTCATTGCTTTGGCTAATTACACGGTACAATTTGCTATCAATGAATGGATTACGTACGGGGCATTGTTATACCCTTTTACGTTTTTGATGTCCGATATTCTTTCAGAACGCTACACCAAACAAGAAACCCTTAAAGTGGTGCGTGTTGGGGTGGTGCTTGCCATCGTGCCTACCTTGCTCGTAGCTGATGGAAGAATCGCTTTTGCGTCCATCGTGACCTTTTTACTCATTCAACAATTTGATGTGGTTATTTTCCATGCTCTTAAGAAAAAATTTGAAAAACTGTGGTGGTTGCGCAACAACGGCAGCACCTTAACATCCCAACTGTTTGACACGGCGCTGTTTTTTACTTTGGCGTTTGGGGGCACGATGCCCACTTCTATGCTTGTGAAACTCATCATCGGAGACTATTTAGTCAAGGTTGCCTTAGCCCTTTTAGACACCCCATTTTTTTACCTCTTTGCCATTAAACTACAAAACAAAACCTTACGCAAACACCTTTAG
- a CDS encoding molybdopterin-binding protein, with the protein MKLSLSDALAHIASCITPLQTAETVPLMKAFGRISAEPVLAHFSVPPFPISLRDGKIVPYGALPLTSFEGLASISTGGRVPENTACIVENEALSTCDPASIVPEDSFIKAQGEDITKGECLVQKGQKIGPFDITNLASQGMHTLRVIKEARIAYVGIGDELIDVQEAPKTGHIYNSNAYTMAARGEMMGARTATITHTSDTPEAILATLGALHNVDAIITSGGMSAQDAMHSLLDSGPLRTLFKGVAMAPAGLTALSFLDTTPVVHLPGLPMSSLLGFEVIGAALIRQLYGMDEAQGLITTITASSIKAHPYSQSIVPGFFDGRAFHPKQIAAGMINVLNHCNGFILTETNRPLNTGEGVTFRSFLAWS; encoded by the coding sequence GTGAAACTAAGCCTAAGCGATGCCCTTGCGCACATTGCTTCTTGCATCACCCCACTACAAACCGCCGAAACCGTGCCACTCATGAAAGCCTTTGGGCGCATCAGTGCTGAGCCTGTACTTGCGCATTTTTCCGTGCCCCCTTTTCCTATCTCCTTGCGCGATGGCAAGATTGTTCCCTATGGCGCCTTGCCTTTAACCTCTTTTGAAGGGCTTGCCTCCATTTCCACCGGAGGGCGGGTGCCTGAAAACACCGCATGCATCGTGGAAAATGAAGCCTTAAGTACATGCGACCCTGCCTCGATTGTGCCAGAAGACAGTTTCATTAAAGCCCAAGGCGAAGACATCACCAAAGGCGAGTGTCTTGTGCAAAAAGGGCAAAAAATAGGCCCTTTTGACATCACTAATCTTGCCAGCCAAGGGATGCACACCTTGCGTGTCATTAAAGAAGCGCGCATTGCGTATGTGGGCATTGGGGATGAACTTATCGATGTGCAAGAAGCCCCTAAAACTGGTCACATTTATAATTCTAACGCTTACACCATGGCCGCACGTGGTGAAATGATGGGCGCGCGCACGGCTACCATCACCCACACCAGCGATACTCCTGAAGCTATTTTAGCTACCCTTGGTGCATTACATAATGTGGATGCCATTATTACAAGCGGCGGGATGAGCGCCCAAGACGCCATGCATTCTTTGTTAGATTCTGGCCCTTTGCGCACCCTTTTTAAAGGGGTTGCCATGGCGCCCGCGGGGTTAACGGCATTGAGTTTTTTGGACACAACACCCGTTGTGCACCTTCCTGGCCTTCCTATGTCTTCTTTGCTGGGTTTTGAGGTGATTGGCGCAGCGCTGATTCGCCAACTGTATGGCATGGACGAAGCCCAAGGGCTCATTACTACGATTACCGCAAGCTCCATTAAAGCCCATCCGTATTCTCAAAGTATCGTGCCGGGCTTTTTTGATGGAAGGGCGTTTCATCCCAAGCAGATTGCTGCGGGGATGATTAACGTGCTCAACCACTGCAATGGGTTTATCCTAACGGAGACAAACCGCCCCCTAAATACAGGTGAGGGCGTAACATTTCGGTCGTTTTTGGCGTGGAGCTAA
- a CDS encoding 16S rRNA (uracil(1498)-N(3))-methyltransferase yields the protein MQFVYDARAGERVLTLEGEIFTHLFKSRRMRHEESLHVRNLVDGNAYVYRLEAITRNKAHALLEQTLPLPEMAQHEVNVGWAVVEQKSIEKVLPMLNEMGVKKIGFVQSDFSQGRVTLDMARLQRILINSCQQCGRGDLLTWEHFESVEAWCEAYPEGVVVDFSSNRLGEAKPHAFLVGCEGGFSPKERALFENKTVVGLGSPYILRSESAVVAMAAKILT from the coding sequence ATGCAATTTGTCTATGATGCACGTGCGGGAGAGCGCGTGTTAACCCTTGAGGGCGAAATCTTTACACACCTCTTTAAATCTCGCCGTATGCGCCACGAAGAGTCTTTACATGTAAGGAATTTGGTGGACGGGAATGCGTACGTTTATCGCCTTGAGGCCATAACGCGAAACAAGGCACACGCCCTTTTGGAACAAACTTTGCCTTTGCCTGAAATGGCCCAACATGAGGTGAATGTAGGGTGGGCAGTGGTGGAACAAAAAAGCATCGAAAAAGTGTTGCCCATGCTTAATGAAATGGGTGTCAAAAAAATCGGCTTTGTTCAGAGTGATTTTTCCCAAGGCCGCGTTACGCTAGATATGGCCAGATTGCAACGCATTTTAATCAACTCTTGCCAACAGTGCGGAAGAGGGGATTTGCTCACATGGGAGCACTTTGAGAGTGTCGAAGCGTGGTGTGAAGCCTACCCTGAGGGGGTGGTTGTGGATTTTTCATCAAACCGCTTGGGCGAGGCAAAACCCCATGCATTTTTAGTGGGCTGCGAGGGCGGTTTTAGCCCAAAAGAACGGGCTTTGTTTGAGAATAAAACCGTGGTAGGTTTGGGAAGCCCTTATATTTTACGTAGCGAAAGTGCAGTGGTGGCAATGGCAGCAAAGATTTTGACCTAA
- the rpmE gene encoding 50S ribosomal protein L31 has product MKKEIHPQYVECTVSCACGNSFVTTSNKPEMRIDICNACHPFFTGSEKIVDAAGRVEKFKRKYNLQ; this is encoded by the coding sequence ATGAAAAAAGAAATTCATCCCCAATACGTAGAATGCACGGTTTCATGTGCATGTGGTAATAGTTTTGTTACAACCTCTAACAAGCCAGAAATGCGCATTGACATCTGTAATGCGTGCCATCCTTTTTTCACAGGCAGTGAAAAAATTGTAGATGCGGCCGGTCGTGTTGAGAAGTTTAAGCGAAAATACAACCTCCAGTAA
- the rsmI gene encoding 16S rRNA (cytidine(1402)-2'-O)-methyltransferase — protein MLSFIPTPIGNLEDISQRSLRLLASATLLFCEDTRETKRLLALLVQRYGMESSPKTFISLHSHNENEVLKTLDPALLTQPCCYVSDAGMPAISDPGAALVKFCQDHGIGYEIIPGANAALLAYAASGFEETAFSFFGFLPHKGREREIALDKLLAHGLNVVLYESPHRIEKLMEELVQKAPQRPLFAIKEATKKHEKMFKGSALHVSTLMQEANLKGEWALVIQAVPSEAATTPLVVQDILTLSLPPKEKAKLLAKMTGESVKVWYQRLQT, from the coding sequence GTGTTATCATTCATTCCTACGCCGATAGGAAATTTAGAAGACATTTCGCAAAGGAGCCTTCGGCTCCTTGCTTCTGCTACCCTCCTTTTTTGTGAAGACACCCGCGAAACCAAACGCCTTTTAGCTCTCCTTGTTCAGCGTTATGGAATGGAAAGTTCCCCAAAAACCTTTATTTCCCTTCATTCTCACAATGAAAACGAAGTTCTAAAAACCCTCGATCCTGCTCTTTTAACCCAGCCTTGCTGTTATGTGAGTGACGCAGGGATGCCTGCCATTAGCGACCCAGGTGCTGCTTTGGTAAAGTTTTGCCAAGATCATGGCATTGGCTACGAAATCATTCCTGGTGCCAATGCTGCCTTGCTCGCGTATGCTGCAAGCGGTTTTGAAGAGACCGCCTTTAGTTTTTTTGGATTCTTACCCCACAAGGGCAGAGAGCGAGAAATTGCGCTGGATAAATTGCTTGCCCATGGGTTGAATGTGGTGTTGTATGAGTCGCCCCACCGCATCGAAAAACTTATGGAAGAGTTGGTTCAAAAAGCGCCCCAGCGCCCCCTTTTTGCCATCAAAGAAGCCACCAAAAAACACGAAAAAATGTTCAAAGGTTCGGCCTTACATGTAAGCACCCTGATGCAAGAAGCAAACCTTAAAGGCGAGTGGGCATTGGTGATTCAGGCGGTGCCTTCGGAGGCTGCCACAACGCCTTTGGTGGTTCAAGATATTTTAACACTCTCTCTTCCTCCTAAAGAAAAAGCAAAATTACTCGCCAAAATGACAGGCGAAAGTGTCAAAGTGTGGTACCAAAGGCTCCAAACGTAG
- the rlmB gene encoding 23S rRNA (guanosine(2251)-2'-O)-methyltransferase RlmB, which translates to MIIYGKQLFFYLLDNAPERLRTLYLAKECEKKLFSRIAALKRPIVRLDERHAQALAKGGNHQGFLAEITPLEPTPLEALKQGNFLVMLYGLTDMGNIGAICRSAYAFGADGVIVANIKHLALENVLRTSSGAAFAMPIAHAPDGLGTMNELVQSGFTLYGADAKGEDVRKVALAQKKVLVLGSEGEGIPSKALHRCHYKVAIPMARAFDSLNVSAAAAVLCDRIANA; encoded by the coding sequence ATGATAATCTATGGCAAACAACTCTTTTTTTACCTACTTGACAACGCTCCTGAGCGGTTGCGTACCCTCTACCTTGCAAAAGAGTGCGAAAAGAAACTCTTCTCTCGCATTGCGGCACTAAAGCGCCCTATTGTGCGGCTAGACGAGCGCCATGCGCAAGCTTTAGCAAAGGGCGGCAATCATCAAGGGTTCCTCGCGGAAATTACCCCCTTGGAGCCCACGCCTTTGGAGGCGTTAAAGCAAGGCAACTTTTTGGTCATGCTTTATGGCTTGACAGACATGGGCAACATTGGCGCAATCTGTCGCAGTGCCTATGCGTTTGGTGCGGATGGGGTTATCGTGGCAAACATCAAGCACCTTGCCCTAGAAAATGTGTTGCGTACCAGTAGTGGCGCAGCGTTTGCTATGCCTATTGCCCACGCGCCAGATGGTCTTGGCACGATGAATGAGCTTGTTCAAAGTGGGTTTACTCTTTATGGTGCGGATGCAAAAGGGGAAGATGTGCGCAAGGTTGCTTTAGCGCAAAAGAAAGTTTTGGTCCTTGGCAGCGAAGGGGAGGGAATTCCCAGTAAAGCCCTGCACCGATGCCACTATAAAGTGGCCATCCCTATGGCGAGAGCCTTTGACTCTCTCAACGTCAGTGCTGCCGCGGCAGTATTATGTGATAGGATAGCCAATGCGTGA
- a CDS encoding LL-diaminopimelate aminotransferase, with protein MFDEIRFNTIERLPNYVFAEVNAIKLAARRAGEDIIDFSMGNPDGRTPQHIIDKLVESAQKDKTHGYSASQGIYKLRLAICNWYKRKYNVHLDPETEAVVALGSKEGFVHLVHAIINPGDVAVVPEPAYPIHTQAFIIAGGSVHKMGIEFNEAFELDENAFFEKLQKTFHDSIPKPKFVVVNFPHNPTTVTVEKSFYERLVAMAKKERFYIISDIAYADLTFDGYKTPSIFEVEGAKDVAVESYTLSKSYNMAGWRVGFVVGNSKLITALKKIKSWFDYGMFTPIQVAATVALDGPQECVEEIRNTYEKRRDILLEAFANAGWEMAKPRSSMFIWAKLPLCAQHLGSLEFSKQLLTKAKVAVSPGVGFGEQGDGYVRIALIENENRIRQAARNVKKYLKELQEGK; from the coding sequence ATGTTTGATGAAATTAGGTTTAACACGATTGAGCGCCTTCCTAACTATGTATTTGCTGAAGTCAATGCCATCAAACTCGCTGCCAGACGTGCAGGCGAAGATATCATCGACTTTTCTATGGGAAACCCTGATGGCAGAACGCCTCAGCACATCATTGATAAACTGGTAGAATCTGCCCAAAAAGACAAAACCCACGGCTATTCGGCCAGTCAGGGGATTTATAAACTCCGTCTTGCGATTTGCAATTGGTATAAGCGCAAATACAATGTGCACTTAGACCCAGAAACAGAAGCAGTTGTTGCCCTTGGAAGCAAAGAAGGGTTTGTGCACTTGGTGCATGCCATCATTAATCCTGGCGATGTGGCCGTGGTGCCAGAACCCGCCTATCCTATTCATACCCAAGCGTTTATCATTGCGGGGGGTAGTGTGCACAAAATGGGAATAGAGTTCAATGAAGCCTTTGAGCTGGATGAAAATGCCTTTTTTGAAAAACTCCAAAAAACTTTTCACGATTCTATTCCAAAACCCAAATTTGTTGTGGTGAATTTTCCCCATAATCCCACAACGGTGACAGTAGAGAAGAGTTTTTATGAGCGTTTGGTGGCGATGGCTAAAAAAGAACGTTTTTATATCATCAGCGACATCGCCTATGCAGATTTGACTTTTGATGGGTATAAAACCCCTTCCATTTTTGAAGTAGAAGGGGCTAAAGATGTTGCGGTAGAGAGCTACACGCTTTCCAAAAGTTACAACATGGCGGGATGGCGCGTGGGATTTGTGGTGGGCAATAGCAAGCTTATTACGGCCCTTAAAAAAATTAAATCTTGGTTTGACTATGGGATGTTCACCCCCATTCAAGTAGCTGCAACCGTTGCACTGGATGGGCCGCAAGAGTGTGTGGAGGAGATTAGAAACACCTATGAAAAGCGCAGGGATATTTTATTAGAAGCTTTTGCGAATGCAGGTTGGGAGATGGCAAAACCCCGTTCAAGCATGTTTATTTGGGCAAAACTTCCTCTGTGTGCACAACACCTTGGAAGCCTTGAGTTTTCAAAACAACTTTTAACCAAAGCCAAGGTCGCAGTGAGCCCAGGGGTTGGGTTTGGGGAGCAAGGTGATGGGTATGTGCGTATTGCACTCATTGAAAACGAAAACCGCATCCGCCAAGCGGCACGCAATGTAAAAAAATACCTCAAAGAATTACAGGAAGGAAAATAA